One segment of Stegostoma tigrinum isolate sSteTig4 chromosome 24, sSteTig4.hap1, whole genome shotgun sequence DNA contains the following:
- the LOC125465141 gene encoding gap junction alpha-4 protein-like isoform X1 has product MGDWSFLEKLLDEVQEHSTVIGKIWLTVLFIFRILILGTAAEYVWDDEQSDFDCNTAQPGCENVCYDKAFPISHVRYWVLQILFVSTPTLIYLGHVIHISRQEVKLKQREEALRSLQNKDSETEYILKEIEKKKLKYAIDESGKVEIRGALLCTYTLSIIFKMTFELSFLLGQWYLYGFVMPAIYVCRRIPCPHQVDCFISRPTEKTIFILFMFVVGLISLLLNLMEMFHLIGKCIFRNIQSNSKKQLYPKLSKFPGGPYIEKESVPVQYMYPSMEQTHGPYQSCNKSSTQQNWTNYTTEQILAGQKVNSTPPGPLPSFNFLSDVPDKVDQSSVQQERPISPVSSVSSRRRETDVAI; this is encoded by the coding sequence ATGGGAGATTGGAGTTTTTTGGAAAAACTCCTCGATGAAGTACAGGAACATTCAACAGTGATTGGCAAGATTTGGCTCACTGTGCTCTTCATATTTCGGATTCTGATCCTGGGCACAGCCGCAGAGTATGTGTGGGATGATGAGCAGTCAGATTTTGATTGCAATACAGCGCAGCCAGGTTGTGAAAATGTTTGCTATGACAAGGCTTTTCCAATCTCACACGTCCGCTACTGGGTGTTGCAAATCCTCTTTGTGTCAACACCAACACTTATCTACTTGGGCCATGTGATACACATATCAAGGCAAGAGGTAAAACTGAAGCAGCGAGAGGAGGCACTGAGGTCCCTGCAGAACAAAGACAGCGAAACTGAATACATTTTGAAAGAGATTGAAAAAAAGAAGCTAAAGTATGCCATTGATGAAAGTGGAAAGGTCGAAATTAGGGGAGCACTATTGTGCACCTACACACTCAGCATTATCTTCAAGATGACATTTGAACTGAGCTTTCTACTAGGTCAGTGGTATTTATATGGTTTTGTGATGCCTGCCATTTATGTCTGTCGAAGAATTCCCTGTCCACATCAGGTAGATTGTTTTATATCCCGTCCCACAGAGAAGACCATCTTCATTTTATTTATGTTTGTGGTAGGTCTGATATCACTGCTGCTGAACCTAATGGAAATGTTCCACCTCATTGGCAAGTGTATTTTTCGTAACATTCAGAGCAATTCCAAGAAACAGCTTTATCCAAAATTGTCTAAATTTCCAGGAGGTCCCTACATTGAAAAGGAGTCAGTACCAGTACAGTACATGTACCCATCCATGGAACAGACTCATGGACCTTATCAGAGTTGCAACAAGTCATCGACTCAGCAGAATTGGACAAACTATACTACGGAGCAGATATTAGCAGGCCAAAAGGTGAATTCCACACCACCAGGACCTTTGCCGTCATTTAACTTCTTGAGTGATGTCCCTGATAAAGTAGACCAAAGCTCAGTTCAACAGGAAAGGCCTATTAGTCCAGTCAGCAGTGTGAGCAGTCGGAGAAGGGAAACTGATGTTGCAATCTAA
- the LOC125465141 gene encoding gap junction alpha-4 protein-like isoform X2 yields MGDWSFLEKLLDEVQEHSTVIGKIWLTVLFIFRILILGTAAEYVWDDEQSDFDCNTAQPGCENVCYDKAFPISHVRYWVLQILFVSTPTLIYLGHVIHISRQEVKLKQREEALRSLQNKDSETEYILKEIEKKKLKYAIDESGKVEIRGALLCTYTLSIIFKMTFELSFLLDTP; encoded by the exons ATGGGAGATTGGAGTTTTTTGGAAAAACTCCTCGATGAAGTACAGGAACATTCAACAGTGATTGGCAAGATTTGGCTCACTGTGCTCTTCATATTTCGGATTCTGATCCTGGGCACAGCCGCAGAGTATGTGTGGGATGATGAGCAGTCAGATTTTGATTGCAATACAGCGCAGCCAGGTTGTGAAAATGTTTGCTATGACAAGGCTTTTCCAATCTCACACGTCCGCTACTGGGTGTTGCAAATCCTCTTTGTGTCAACACCAACACTTATCTACTTGGGCCATGTGATACACATATCAAGGCAAGAGGTAAAACTGAAGCAGCGAGAGGAGGCACTGAGGTCCCTGCAGAACAAAGACAGCGAAACTGAATACATTTTGAAAGAGATTGAAAAAAAGAAGCTAAAGTATGCCATTGATGAAAGTGGAAAGGTCGAAATTAGGGGAGCACTATTGTGCACCTACACACTCAGCATTATCTTCAAGATGACATTTGAACTGAGCTTTCTACTAG ATACTCCATGa